A single genomic interval of Deltaproteobacteria bacterium harbors:
- a CDS encoding PQQ-binding-like beta-propeller repeat protein, with protein MSLFSVLTKFTRPRFSRSFLVKAIIPLLVVFVVPSSLAFAAPCATPPSGTGVTVLPNVLVILDNSGSMKEDAYKEPYDRNKSYKGFFDPTKRYNYSSSGKYFYESESGSGDWSGNFLNWCCMTRVDMAKYVLIGGARRTEGSNTYLFLNVETYGGSYDNYYNDNTTPYQTPFHGQGNHLYQTVDAASGGTCGLLKVYRGWSCKGTYNVRVKIPDGFEPTGLLHDLEGDVRLGLMYFNIDPTDTNIVDGGHITKYVKKLDSTQLNELVADLSRNYVHPSSWNTYNCTDATCEKSSWTPLTESLYEGIRYFQQESPYYYSSDYTVADGSHPERDPLYNEDYQNKIWCAKNYIVLLTDGETTQDLKIPSWLRDYDGDGCDPKPGAGCGYDYDWTDPCVYPFNCGDTSCGDKSCNWPDPTSCYSKKHGSCGSAYLDDVAYYAHTQDLRSDLPNDQTIAFYSVYMFGSVGVGDTLLHKAAEKGGGDYYLAEDADEIATALENIFEDIVHSAASASSVAVTSETTSSARRIFIPYYKHPEQYLWWGNIRAFNLDADGNILNANGDPAQDTDDDGIYDNPVWDGAVKVAEKAVSDSRNISTFISGSKVPFDTDHATTIGKYFDVDFNNNGTYDESTEVSALISYIRGNDNPPGGFNLRSRYWEDDGRYYYLGDIIHARPIFTGKPSARFDLIYGDSTYWDFYWANTTRDEVVFTGANDGMLHAFDASTGEELWAYIPYNLLPHLKWLADTNYCHCFYVDLSSRIWEMKLGTDWKFILLGGMRLGGTPVHVDTDDDGTADTWLRSAYFALDITNPSSPPAVKWEINDERFGYTTSKPIAVKVENNWYVVFGSGPKTRDGEGNSTADGYSDTNGYIFVVNPSNGNIVRTISLGTRGANNFFGSPVAVDYDLDYSVDVIYIGDAKGNLWRIKTFTGSGESKSYSQPSSWIIDVAGLDPGATNPEPLLALSPTNADQPILMKPMVSLDDGGRLWIYVGTGRYLCYNDNVCCDEGVVCPPGVVGGSCPSGNGCSITETINGSGEDRSKFMAVGVYDRYWDDTQGYILANSTITLSNLDHRVIISGQVTGNESLTGYAIVHENYPSQDIATTVEGKGWYFHLVEDRERCLGDFLVYREVVFFLTYKPSNDPNDPCTTGGTSRVYGVYYTSGTSTITPLFDLTGEGTIDQGDTVITANRAVGAAILEMPSGKSFAGGSPIALGNILYLPLGVTVIINPPGSPYETGITSWKEVMD; from the coding sequence ATGTCACTATTTTCTGTTTTAACAAAATTTACAAGACCCCGATTTTCCCGTTCCTTTTTAGTTAAGGCGATTATTCCCCTTTTGGTGGTGTTTGTCGTCCCATCTTCCCTGGCCTTTGCCGCCCCCTGTGCCACCCCTCCCTCAGGCACAGGGGTGACAGTGCTGCCCAATGTCCTGGTCATACTCGACAACTCCGGCAGTATGAAGGAAGATGCCTACAAAGAACCCTACGATAGAAATAAGTCCTATAAGGGGTTCTTTGATCCCACAAAGCGATACAATTATAGCTCTTCGGGGAAATATTTTTATGAATCTGAATCTGGTAGTGGTGATTGGAGTGGCAATTTCCTCAACTGGTGCTGCATGACGAGGGTTGATATGGCGAAGTATGTCCTTATCGGGGGGGCGCGAAGGACCGAGGGGAGCAACACATATCTGTTTCTCAATGTAGAAACCTATGGAGGTAGTTATGATAATTACTATAATGATAATACTACGCCTTATCAGACCCCTTTCCATGGCCAGGGAAACCATCTCTATCAGACAGTGGACGCCGCATCAGGTGGCACCTGCGGTCTGTTGAAGGTCTATCGGGGTTGGTCGTGCAAGGGAACATATAACGTTCGGGTGAAGATTCCGGATGGCTTTGAGCCCACAGGGCTCCTTCACGATCTGGAAGGAGATGTGCGGCTTGGGTTGATGTATTTTAACATCGACCCAACGGATACAAATATAGTAGACGGCGGTCACATCACTAAGTATGTCAAGAAACTCGATTCCACGCAGTTGAATGAGCTGGTGGCCGATCTCAGTCGCAACTACGTGCACCCAAGCAGTTGGAACACATATAACTGTACTGACGCTACCTGTGAGAAAAGCAGCTGGACTCCCTTGACAGAGAGCCTCTATGAGGGGATCAGGTATTTCCAGCAGGAATCCCCCTACTATTACAGCAGTGATTATACGGTAGCTGATGGCTCACACCCGGAGAGGGACCCCCTCTATAATGAAGACTACCAGAATAAGATTTGGTGCGCCAAAAACTACATAGTACTGCTCACCGACGGAGAAACGACCCAGGATCTGAAAATACCCTCATGGCTGCGGGATTATGATGGGGATGGGTGTGACCCTAAACCAGGTGCTGGCTGTGGTTATGACTATGACTGGACTGATCCCTGTGTATACCCCTTTAATTGCGGGGATACAAGCTGCGGTGACAAATCCTGTAATTGGCCTGATCCCACCAGTTGCTACTCTAAGAAGCATGGTTCCTGTGGCTCCGCCTACCTGGACGATGTTGCCTACTATGCCCATACACAAGACCTCCGGTCAGATCTTCCAAACGACCAGACGATCGCCTTTTACAGCGTCTATATGTTTGGTAGTGTAGGCGTTGGGGATACGTTGTTACATAAAGCGGCCGAGAAGGGGGGAGGGGACTATTACCTAGCGGAAGATGCTGATGAGATAGCCACCGCCCTCGAGAACATCTTTGAAGATATTGTGCACAGTGCGGCATCCGCCTCCTCTGTGGCCGTTACCTCTGAGACCACCTCGAGCGCCAGGAGGATCTTTATCCCCTACTATAAACATCCGGAGCAGTATCTGTGGTGGGGGAACATCCGGGCATTCAATCTGGATGCTGATGGAAACATCCTCAACGCCAATGGAGACCCAGCTCAGGATACGGATGACGATGGGATTTATGACAATCCTGTCTGGGATGGTGCCGTCAAGGTGGCCGAGAAGGCAGTTAGTGATTCCCGGAACATTTCCACCTTTATCTCTGGCAGCAAGGTCCCCTTTGACACTGACCATGCCACTACCATTGGGAAGTACTTTGACGTCGATTTTAATAATAATGGTACATATGATGAAAGTACAGAGGTCAGCGCCCTGATCTCCTACATCAGGGGTAATGACAATCCCCCTGGAGGGTTCAACCTCAGGAGTAGGTATTGGGAGGATGATGGGCGATATTACTATTTGGGGGATATCATCCATGCTCGCCCCATCTTTACCGGGAAACCCTCTGCCCGCTTTGATCTGATCTACGGGGATAGCACATACTGGGACTTCTACTGGGCAAACACTACCCGTGATGAGGTCGTATTTACCGGGGCCAATGACGGGATGCTCCATGCCTTTGATGCCAGCACTGGAGAGGAACTCTGGGCCTATATTCCCTATAATCTGTTGCCTCATCTGAAGTGGCTCGCCGATACCAACTATTGCCATTGCTTCTACGTCGATTTGAGCAGCAGGATCTGGGAGATGAAGCTGGGTACTGATTGGAAGTTCATCCTGCTGGGGGGAATGAGGCTAGGAGGGACCCCTGTCCACGTGGATACCGATGATGACGGCACAGCAGATACCTGGTTGAGGTCGGCATACTTCGCCCTGGATATCACCAATCCGAGCAGTCCTCCTGCAGTGAAGTGGGAGATCAATGATGAGCGGTTTGGCTATACAACCTCTAAGCCCATTGCGGTAAAGGTGGAGAACAACTGGTACGTGGTCTTTGGCTCCGGCCCCAAGACAAGGGATGGTGAGGGAAATTCCACTGCAGATGGTTACTCTGATACAAATGGCTATATCTTCGTTGTCAATCCCAGTAATGGGAACATTGTGAGGACTATTTCTTTGGGTACTAGGGGTGCCAACAACTTCTTCGGCTCGCCTGTGGCCGTGGACTATGACCTCGATTACAGTGTGGACGTGATCTACATCGGCGATGCCAAGGGAAACCTGTGGCGCATCAAGACCTTTACAGGATCCGGCGAAAGTAAGAGCTATTCTCAACCTTCGAGTTGGATTATCGATGTGGCTGGCCTAGATCCCGGTGCAACTAATCCAGAACCGCTGCTTGCCCTCAGCCCAACCAATGCTGATCAACCCATACTGATGAAGCCCATGGTCTCTCTGGATGATGGTGGCCGTTTATGGATCTATGTGGGTACTGGAAGGTACTTGTGTTACAATGATAATGTATGCTGCGATGAGGGCGTTGTCTGTCCTCCAGGTGTTGTGGGTGGTTCATGCCCCAGCGGGAACGGATGCTCGATAACAGAGACCATCAACGGCAGCGGTGAAGACAGAAGCAAGTTTATGGCCGTGGGGGTCTATGATCGATATTGGGATGATACTCAAGGGTATATCCTGGCAAACAGCACCATTACCCTATCCAATCTGGATCACCGGGTCATCATCTCGGGGCAGGTTACAGGTAATGAAAGTCTCACCGGTTATGCTATCGTGCATGAAAATTATCCAAGTCAGGATATAGCCACCACTGTAGAAGGGAAAGGCTGGTATTTCCACCTCGTGGAGGATAGGGAGAGGTGCCTGGGAGACTTTTTGGTCTACCGGGAGGTAGTCTTCTTCCTCACCTATAAACCATCCAATGATCCCAACGACCCTTGCACTACAGGTGGTACGTCCAGAGTATACGGTGTATATTACACCAGCGGCACCTCTACCATAACTCCCCTCTTCGATCTCACCGGAGAGGGAACCATCGATCAGGGCGATACAGTGATCACCGCCAACAGGGC
- a CDS encoding pilus assembly PilX N-terminal domain-containing protein encodes MSLPMVLQRLRAKQGTALIIALLVLIVLTLIGVYAVFTSTVETRIVGNERLLEDAFYAADGGTDYGRRIIELILNNKSLPGGATPHSDDYLGVSLQDEVTGFDPNWENTYIADDVCDHRSPWVASTIGNCNMTIHVDRIKRERIPGSSAEYGRGQGETKWILYYQIDSTSTGTASSQSRVKTTYRRVVH; translated from the coding sequence ATGTCATTGCCTATGGTATTACAAAGGTTAAGGGCGAAACAGGGCACTGCCCTGATCATTGCCCTGCTTGTTCTTATTGTGCTCACCCTTATCGGGGTATATGCGGTCTTTACCTCTACTGTGGAGACGAGGATTGTGGGGAACGAGAGGCTTTTGGAGGACGCCTTCTACGCTGCTGATGGGGGGACAGACTACGGTCGCAGGATAATCGAGTTGATCCTCAACAACAAGAGCCTCCCCGGAGGTGCTACCCCGCACTCTGATGATTATCTTGGTGTTAGCTTACAGGATGAGGTGACAGGATTTGACCCTAATTGGGAAAATACTTATATAGCCGATGATGTATGTGATCACAGATCCCCATGGGTTGCCTCTACCATTGGCAACTGCAATATGACGATCCATGTCGATCGGATCAAGAGGGAACGCATCCCTGGATCGAGTGCCGAGTACGGCAGGGGTCAAGGGGAGACTAAGTGGATTTTATACTACCAGATAGACTCCACATCTACGGGTACGGCTAGCTCCCAGTCCAGGGTGAAGACCACCTACCGCCGGGTCGTTCACTAA